One window of the Nicotiana tabacum cultivar K326 chromosome 4, ASM71507v2, whole genome shotgun sequence genome contains the following:
- the LOC142180237 gene encoding agamous-like MADS-box protein AGL80 — protein sequence MTRKKVKLAFITNDSARKATFKKRKKGLMKKVSELSTLCGIDACAIIYSPYENQPEVWPNTMGAQRVLAEFKRMPEMEQSKKMVNQESFIRQRIAKASEQLKKQSKENREKEMTEVMYKCLAGKGLQNLNLGDLNDLDWIVDQNLKEINKRIVSQAAAPPLVEQNPVVELGLERMQRTQTEWFNDWINNNTSEHQIEFGHGDEIIMPNFSDNHNTSVWPNAFFP from the coding sequence ATGACAAGGAAGAAAGTGAAGTTAGCTTTCATAACTAATGACTCGGCAAGAAAAGCAACAtttaagaaaaggaagaagggtCTGATGAAGAAGGTGAGTGAATTGAGCACCCTTTGTGGAATTGATGCTTGTGCTATTATTTATAGCCCTTATGAAAACCAACCTGAGGTATGGCCAAACACCATGGGAGCTCAACGCGTGCTCGCGGAGTTCAAGAGAATGCCAGAGATGGAACAGAGCAAGAAAATGGTGAATCAAGAGAGTTTTATCAGACAAAGAATTGCAAAAGCGAGCGAGCAACTGAAGAAACAAAGCAAAGAGAACAGAgagaaggagatgactgaagTTATGTACAAGTGTTTGGCTGGAAAAGGGCTGCAAAATTTGAACTTGGGAGATTTGAATGATCTTGATTGGATTGTTGATCAGAATTTGAAGGAGATTAATAAGAGGATTGTTTCACAGGCTGCTGCTCCTCCACTAGTGGAGCAAAATCCAGTGGTGGAATTAGGGTTGGAGAGGATGCAGAGGACACAAACAGAGTGGTTTAATGATTGGATAAATAACAACACAAGTGAACATCAGATTGAATTTGGACATGGAGATGAGATAATTATGCCTAATTTTAGTGATAACCACAACACTAGTGTGTGGCCTAATGCTTTCTTTCCTTAG